In Vicia villosa cultivar HV-30 ecotype Madison, WI linkage group LG7, Vvil1.0, whole genome shotgun sequence, the DNA window ATTTAAGGCAAGCATGCTACTATTTGTttagagtgacacaacaacaGTACAAGAAGAAGTTTTTCTTTTTGGGTAGACATGCTGTGATAAACTAGGATTAATGGGGACAAAAGTTGTGGCGGTGGCAATCGTTTGTTTCTTATTATCCTATGCCTTTTGTATTTAAGTAAATAAATGCAatcaaaattgttttaaaattaaaaataatataaaataaataacattcGTGATGTTCGTGAGTAATGTGGTTCGCGACATATAGCACTACTGATTTATTTTTGGTTTGTAACATACTAAATCACATCCGGTACAAAATCATATTTCATGCCTGGATTTGCTTACTAATTTTAACTAAAAATTAAAGAGAGTTGATATTAATATTTCTTCACGTTTAAGCTCTCATTCAATTCAAACTATTAAATTTATAACTTGTTGATTCACCATATGGTTCTAAATCTTATTTCTAAGTATATAGGTTAGTTAATATTTCTATTAAACTACTCCACCATATTAGCATATTGAGTTTCATTTACCAAGTGGATTAACAAATTAACAAATTGGATTTGCATTAATTGTGAAGTTAGTTACATGATAGTTATATGAGGTTGTAACTAACTCTAACAACCAGTCATCAACCCATTATAGCAGGTTAACAACCATATCAACTATTGATGTTGTGACTTGTTACTCAAGTAACCGGTTATGCATGAATCTCATCTCAACCGTCCAATGAAAGAAAGAGAAACAATCTGAAGCCCATATATGTTCCACAAGTCATACACACACCCTCTCATTTGCATTCAAACATTTCCCTCTCATTTCTTTGAGAACAGTTGAAACAATGAAAGAAAGAAACGCAAGAATGAAAGAAAAGGTTGAAGGAGAAGGAAGCAAGAAGGTTGCTGAAGCAAAAAGCAGTTACAATCTTCAACCCTTACCAATTAGCAACGAAGATATACTATTCTGCATTGACATCGATCCTGAATCTGTCCCTCGTTTCGACGCCATTAAACAAGCCATCCTTCTCTTCGTCCATGCCAAACTCACCATCAATCCTCGACACCGTTTCGCTTTTGCTACTCTCTCCGGTTCCGTTTCATCGGTAATTCATCATTCATGTTTTTGTTAGTATCTGCACTAGCTACTGCTGTATTTTCTTGAAACTTTTTGTGGATCTGTGTATTTTTCATTCATGTTTTTGTGGAAATATGTTTTGGTGTTTGTCATCTTCATATTTTGAGAACATATTCTTGTTCTTTCAAATTTGATATGCTGTTTAGGCACTAGGGTTTTCCAATGTTAGATATGTatctttcaaacaatttttttcatttcaatgaTTATTACAGCTGAGGAAAGAGTTTAGCAGCGACGTTGAGTCAACAATTGCAGCAATGGGAGGGCTTACGGCTGCTACATCTAGCACTCAACCAGAGCTTACAACTTTGTTCCAACTTGCTGCCCGTGAAGCTAGAAAATCCCGTGAGCAGGGTCGCATTTTAAGAGTGGTGAGTCGTAGCTGCCATCAGTTTCTTGGTTTTTGCAAATCTGTTTTTATGTCATGGATGATAATATGGTGTTTGGTATTCCTTTGTAGATTCTATTCTACTGCAGATCAGCAGTGCGGCCACAACATGAGTGGCTTGTGAGCCAGAAGCTCTTCACTATGGATATCTTGTACCTTCATGACAAACCTGGACCTGACAATTGCTTTCAAGAGGTCTATGATGCATTGGTACAAACTCTTGAACATGTTTCAAACTACCAGGGTTATATCTATGCGATTGGATCAGCAAAAGATCTTTACGTtcacgtgttaattcttttgtcgCATCCTCAGCAGCGCTGTGCCCaagagtaccttcacatacctaAAGCACTTGCAAAGAAGGTTCGTTTTAGTTCTGCAGTATCATATAGGTTTCTGTAAACAATTCAATTTGTGGATATGTTTCAGGTGTCTAGTTATTACATATACCACATTACCTTCACATACCTAAAGCTTGCAAAGAAGGCTCGTTGAGAATGCGCCAAGATCCACCCATTTAGAATGACATGGTCGTTTTAGTTCTCCAATATCATATAGGTTACTGCTTTATCATGGTAATTTTCTGAAAATGTGTATATGTTTCAGGTGTCTAGTTATTACATATACCACATTACCAAGTGTAGAACGATAAGAGAAGTTCGTCTTATAAAAAAATGCTATAGTTTTTTGTTACATGAAGCGATGAACTGCAATTGTTAATTGGACGATTTACCTGTGctccatgttttataaaattccTTACAACAGAAAGCTAAGTAAATAATAATGTGAAGAATGAAGTGAGTAGAATGTAGTGAAGCTAGTTTATATTTACTTTCAACATATTGTCACACTGTTAGTACCATTCAACATATATGCATGCATGGAAATGTTATGAGTTCAAGGGAAATGCAGATTTTCTTATATTAATggaagataaaaatcaacattTACTATTGCTTAACCACCAAGAGAAATGTTATACAAGAAAATAAAAGCTTCTCGACTTGAGAAGTTACAGAGAGAAAGAAAATCAAAGACATGAAAAACGGGATGTATAAGTGCCTCCACCGGAAGTTGTAATTTGTAAGCCACTGCACCAATGCGTCCTATTACAGGAAATGACCCAAAATATCGCAGGCCTAGCTTCTGATGCTTGcgcaaagcaacagaattctgaCGGTACGGTTGAAGTTTAACCAATACCGAGCCCCCAACTTGGAATTCCAGAAAACGCCTCTGCTTATCAGCGTAAGACTTCATCAACTGTTGTGCACGGTGTAAATTAGTCTGTAACATCTCTGTTGGCCACGATTGAGTTTGGCATGCCATGTAGTTTGACAATATTATGCATAAAGACCTCTGCAACTTTTCTGCTATCATAATCACTCTTGAGTGGAAAAAAATGGCCATATTTGGTTAATCGGTCCACTACTATCATGATCACCGTGAAACCGTGGAAATAGGGAAGTCCTATGATAAAATCCGTAGCATCGTCCTCCCAAACTTGTGATATAAAATATCTGTATCCAAGTTCGTAGCTATCATACTTGTTGACCCTGGTGCTCCATCAAATATTCCCAGTGGTCCTTGACATTCATAGTGCACAGGAGAAGACACTgtatgttggtgattttagtatcatcaatgcattttggtagtaatgtgatttactataggccaatgcaattatgcgttaagtttgaaacgagttagggtagtgcggagtgcacgctcgtcgaaccaaacgcgtaattgaatatgaataatagaaacgggcataacgtttcgtttgaatagttgcacccgttcccaacggacataacgatccgtttgaatagttgcactcgttcccaacggacataacgattcgtttgaatagttgcacccgttccaacagacataactgtttctgaagaggtgtgtctgttcgcttctattattggtctcctatataaggagtcttttggtctcgatttggaacacgaaattacatacttcctctctacattctgatctgttctccattgtcagaaacagattgttcttcaagaattatccccgcaaagatttcgtgaacccagacaaagaatagggtcgaaatactttgttcggaaagtgaacaaacacgattcttgaagatatccaggattatcataccaaatctctaacaaacgaacaaagtattattttgataatcatggctggagcaggaagcaccgtcaaggagatgactaaaagtttcggaaaattggacaagtttcaaaAACAATAATCGACAATATAAATTCAGTATTTCAAATAATGGCAATCGAGACTTCTGTTTCAAGTACACTAAAAGAGACATTACAAGAAGAAATCGACATTATTAATCCGGGTATGTTTTATTggttttcattaaaataaaaataataattagagtACTAAAAGAAAATTATTAAGAAATTATAATATTATGATCTTAATAGGAATCTTCAGTAACAATTGATCTAAGAGATAGATTaccaatattataatttttttttaataataattaattcattGTTTGATATTAATCTTCAATAAGAGAGAAACAATTATTAATTGATATGCATAgcaattgaattagaaaaactcCCAGTGGTAATAATTCTATTTCAAGTGTATTGATTGATGTAAACCATGTTCAAACCTTCACTATTGATGCTTCAGATTGAATGCATTACATAtacagttttaattttaattttgcatGAACAATGACTCAGTattagtttatttaaaattattgaaAGAAGATATACAGTTTGTATACATGAGACGACGTCCTACAAAATTTATTCGCAAAAGATTCAATATGCATCGTATCACGAATCAAtgtctttaaaataaaaaaaaaaaaaaaaaaaatgtatattatcTATGACTTGTGTGAACCACGTATAGTATACTATTATGAATAGAAAATAGTGACAGTATTTTATCGGTGCATTCCAAATCTTTCAATATATACATACTGTGAGACGATATTAAAATCATGAAACAAGGTTGTGAATGTTTACATTGTGTGTGAACTACAACcttacttttgatttttttttaaaaccgttGCTTTATTATTTATCTTGAATAAATGTCTTATGTAGCATGAACAAATGTCATGCTTCGGGATAACGTTGTGatactttattttaatattaagaaGGCAAGTATACATTcattatattaaaagtaatatttattttgtgaaattaaattttatatgcaTGATTTATAAATCATTCaagtatataaatttaaataattaagaatattGATTTGTGGTATATATTTGAATGTAAATGACATGTTTGGGTTTAATGAGACTTACCATTAGAAGGTCTATAAAGATCATTCGAAAATGGATCATGACTTATATAAATTTATGAATTTGGAGTCGAATATAACTATTGAATTCCGAGATGTGGAATTTGATAATCTTATCGCGGAGATAAGGAATTCAAGATTCCCACAAATGACAACCTCGTGAGGAAGGTTCTCTAcggatttattaaaaaataaatcaaaagttcgtcaatgattgttgaaaaacaaatcgaaCTTAGAATTGGGAGAAAGTCTAAAAGGCTAAGGATTTAGGACCGAACAAAATCGATTGTTGGCATATTTCTTGTATTCAATAGAAGAAAAAGGTGAGAATTTTGTTCGAAAGGTTCCTATTAATCTTCGAGTGGAAGATGATCATAAAGAGTTACAATGAAGATGTAATTTCAAGGGACTtctcttggaatgatgttatccaagatgaaatggaaTCAACAATGTCAAATCATACTTGGTTGGATGCAAGTGAGTGTTTAGAAGGAAGTATCATAAAGATGGTACACTAAACACCTACAAGTCTAGATTAATAGCCAAGTGTTTAGACAAGgaatgtgttaattatttaaacaCATATGCACTAGTAGCAAGGACGACAACAATTAGAGTATTGTTTCCATTAGTTTTTGCATGAACTTATAGTTCATCAAAAGGATGTCAAAATGACATTCCT includes these proteins:
- the LOC131618596 gene encoding uncharacterized protein LOC131618596; this encodes MKERNARMKEKVEGEGSKKVAEAKSSYNLQPLPISNEDILFCIDIDPESVPRFDAIKQAILLFVHAKLTINPRHRFAFATLSGSVSSLRKEFSSDVESTIAAMGGLTAATSSTQPELTTLFQLAAREARKSREQGRILRVILFYCRSAVRPQHEWLVSQKLFTMDILYLHDKPGPDNCFQEVYDALVQTLEHVSNYQGYIYAIGSAKDLYVHVLILLSHPQQRCAQEYLHIPKALAKKVRFSSAVSYRFL